In the genome of Dethiosulfovibrio peptidovorans, the window CTTCGTTTCGCTGTCTCCGACTCAGGAATAGGTATAGCTTCAGAGGGGCAAAGCAAGCTTTTTCAGGCTTTCAGCCAGGTCGATAGCTCGACCAGTCGACGGTATGGCGGAACCGGTCTGGGACTTGCCATCTCTCAGCAAATCGTTCGAGCCATGGGAGGAGAGATCGAAGTATACAGCGCCTTGGGTGAGGGAGCGATCTTCTCCTTCTCCGTCTTGATGGTTCCCTGTGCCCCACCGTCACAGGGTGAAATAGTTGAACAGCAGGCAGGGTCCCCTTTATCCATTCTCTTGGTTGAGGACAACGCCACCAATCGAGTTGTGGCAGGAGCTCTTCTGAAGAAGCTTGGACACAGGGTGACCATGGCCGAATCGGGACGAGATGCTTTAATTGCTCTGTCACAAGAGAGTTTTGACGTCGTGCTCATGGACATACAGATGCCTGGAATGGACGGGCTGGAGCTTACGGATATCATTCGTTCAAAGGGTAGTCCTGTTCGGGATCAAACTATCCCTATCATCGCCTTGACGGCCAACGTTATGAAAGGAGACAGGGAGCGGTATCTCGATGCCGGTATGGATGGGTATCTCGCAAAACCCGTTCGCTCCGACGACATAAAAAACATGCTGAATCGCTTCTCTCCCAGAGAAAAGCTGCCGCCGGCTCCTGAGCGATATGTCCTTGATACACGGGGTCTTCTTGAACGCTCTGAGGGGGACGAGGCATTGGCCCAGATGGTTCTGGATGTCTTCGTTGAGGATCTTCCATCCATGACAAAGAAGATTCAAAAAGCTCTGTACGATCAAGATAAAAGCGCCCTGGCTCTTCATGCACATGCTCTGAAAGGAGCCTCGGTGAGCGTTGGAGCTTTAGGATTAAGCGTCGTGGGGTATCGACTCCAAAAGGCCTCCGAGAGGGAAGATGAAAAATGGCATCGAATTCGGGACGTGGTAGATCGGGTATTGCCCGACGAAATAGCTCGGTTTCGGGCTCGATTAGACAAGGAGGCGATCTGGTGAGGATCCTTATTGCCGAGGATGACAGGACAACCCGGGTCTTGTTGGAATCGTCTTTCAAAAAATGGGGGTACGAGACGGTCGTTGTCTCTGACGGCGATGAAGCTTGGCGCATCCTCTCCGAAGAGGGGGCTCCCGCTTTAGCCGTGCTCGACTGGCTGATGCCGGGATTGCAGGGAACCGACATCTGTCGACGGGTTCGTGAACGGAACAAAAAGCAGGGAACCTATCAATATATTCTGCTCCTTACGGTCCAAAACGCCAGAGGAGACGTTATTCGGGGACTGGAGGCTGGAGCAGACGACTACATTGTCAAACCCTTCGACCCTCAGGAACTGCGAATGCGTCTCTCCGTAGGTAAAAGAATCCTGGAGCTCCAAGAACGGTTGGCCTTCTCGGCGAATCACGACCAGCTTACGAAGTTACCCAATCGATATGCCCTGTTTGACAGGCTGAATGCCGAGATGGCCCGAGCTGACCGTGATGGTGGAGGCTTGATCGTGTCGATGGTCGATCTCGATTTCTTCAAAAAAGTCAACGATACATACGGACACATGGTGGGAGATCAGGTCCTCTGTTCTGTTGCCCGAAGGCTGAGAAAAGCCCTGAGGCCATACGACATCGTTGGGCGATACGGCGGAGAGGAGTTCCTGCTCATTCTGCCGGGGGATGGGATGGAAGACGGAATCCGAACTGTGGAGCGGGTCAGGTTGTTGGTCGAGGAGACGCCCATTAAACTTAACGATGATACGGCTATCCCCGTCACTATATCAGCGGGCGTTGCCCTCTATCAAGGAGGAATGACTATGGACACACTCGTTCGTCAGGCCGATCAGGCCCTCTATCGAGCCAAAGAATCAGGCCGAAACCGGGTTAGTCGATGAAGTCCATTGAGCGTAGTCGAAAAAAGATCGCACAGGAGACGATGTGAAAGGCCTTAGCGTCACCTCCGATTTTTTTGTCGTCCCTGAAATGGCCCTCTTGCAGGGGTGGGCGGAGACCTTTCAGTTTTCAAGGCAGCACATGGTTGACCTAGAGAAGCGAAATTCGCCGTAGTCGTAACAATAAAATCGTATTCTGTTCGTTAGAGAAAGAGGAGGGGGCCAGAGGGATCGCCCCCTCTCTTTTTAGTCGGAGAGGCACGCTTTGTCTGACTATGCTAAAAAGTCAGAATAAGAGTATGGTGTTCCTTTTCCCAGAGAAAATCAAGTACTTGCTGGTACAATTGGTCGTGTCAGATCTATCTTTCTGAAGGAGGGGAGCTTGTATGAAAGCAGTGATACACGCTCAAGTGTGGACTGTGTCTCATGGCGTTGTGGACGATGGAACGGTCGTGTTCAAGGAGGGGAAGATTCTGTCGGTGGAGGCTGGAGGGGCTGTCCCCCAGGGGGCTTCCGTGGTGAATGGATATGGAAAGATCGTGACGCCAGGTTTTATCGATGCCCACGTACACATAGGCATCTGCGAGGAAGGTATTCCCGGGGCAATGAACGCCGTCAACGAGGATACCTCGCCGATCACGCCCGATGTTCGAGCTCTTGACGGCATCAACCCTGCGGATGAAGGTTTT includes:
- a CDS encoding diguanylate cyclase response regulator, with product MRILIAEDDRTTRVLLESSFKKWGYETVVVSDGDEAWRILSEEGAPALAVLDWLMPGLQGTDICRRVRERNKKQGTYQYILLLTVQNARGDVIRGLEAGADDYIVKPFDPQELRMRLSVGKRILELQERLAFSANHDQLTKLPNRYALFDRLNAEMARADRDGGGLIVSMVDLDFFKKVNDTYGHMVGDQVLCSVARRLRKALRPYDIVGRYGGEEFLLILPGDGMEDGIRTVERVRLLVEETPIKLNDDTAIPVTISAGVALYQGGMTMDTLVRQADQALYRAKESGRNRVSR